The proteins below come from a single Aedes albopictus strain Foshan unplaced genomic scaffold, AalbF5 HiC_scaffold_10, whole genome shotgun sequence genomic window:
- the LOC134284394 gene encoding uncharacterized protein LOC134284394, with protein PEYHPGLNSTKCVITCKDLTKIKEDAEIVDCLRDQQVIDVRRITRRTSEGREPTATVILTVSGTTRPEHVDIGYQRVKTRPYYPAPMMCYQCFEFGHTKARCKHENATCGNCGDTHTLAEGERCTKPAYCTRCKSNDHPVGSRRCPSYQEEDHIQHIRIDKGISYREARSIFEANTGTRSYAGVTANSKNQAIIDLAAQVEKLNGLMAIKDAQIKSLQSQATSSSNTRPNDDYEKLLNLVTKLQADVELKDKRIQMLEDANKLENRIDQVRKHGTIEDLIARVSTLESTSSQKDREIEALQKENKKYRDMLGFKEPKPQRQKAPKEKPSELPKDTPLPYQVTKPNKATETTEPKPKGAKPKLKKVLSNTGEPDSKRTRDGNSTTTLVSNNDENTKDKSAYEDKNIFNISDDEMYEVAETEEQL; from the coding sequence cctgaatACCACCCCGGGCTCAACTCAACCAAGTGCGTAATTACCTGCAAAGACCTTACCAAAATTAAGGAGGATGCCGAAATTGTCGACTGCTTGAGGGACCAGCAGGTCATTGATGTGCGAAGAATAACTCGAAGGACAAGCGAAGGCAGGGAACCCACTGCTACGGTTATCCTAACCGTGAGCGGGACCACCCGACCGGAACACGTGGATATAGGATACCAACGCGTTAAGACCAGACCGTACTACCCCGCCCCAATGATGTGCTACCAGTGCTTCGAATTTGGACACACAAAAGCGAGATGTAAACACGAAAATGCGACATGCGGAAATTGTGGGGATACACACACGTTGGCGGAAGGAGAAAGATGTACAAAGCCCGCGTACTGCACACGATGCAAGTCGAACGACCACCCAGTGGGAAGCAGAAGATGCCCTTCTTATCAAGAAGAGGACCACATCCAGCATATTCGGATTGACAAAGGCATTTCTTACCGTGAAGCAAGAAGCATTTTTGAGGCTAACACCGGCACCCGCTCTTATGCAGGTGTTACTGCAAACAGCAAAAACCAGGCGATAATCGATCTAGCTGCCCAGGTAGAAAAGCTAAACGGCCTAATGGCAATAAAGGACGCCCAAATCAAGTCCCTACAATCCCAAGCCACATCTAGCTCCAATACTCGACCTAACGACGACTACGAAAAGCTGCTTAACCTGGTTACAAAACTGCAGGCCGATGTGGAGCTGAAAGACAAGCGAATCCAGATGCTCGAGGACGCCAACAAATTGGAAAACAGGATAGATCAAGTGAGAAAACACGGCACCATCGAGGACCTCATAGCAAGAGTGTCCACACTTGAAAGTACATCGTCTCAAAAGGACAGAGAAATTGAAGCTCTCCAGAAGGAAAACAAAAAATACAGAGACATGCTTGGATTTAAGGAACCAAAGCCACAGCGGCAAAAAGCCCCCAAAGAAAAGCCCTCCGAATTACCCAAAGACACACCTCTCCCATACCAGGTAACCAAACCCAATAAAGCCACCGAAACAACAGAACCAAAACCCAAGGGAGCAAAACCAAAATTGAAAAAAGTCCTCAGCAACACCGGCGAACCTGATTCCAAACGGACAAGAGATGGCAATTCAACAACAACATTGGTCAGCAATAACGACGAAAACACCAAAGACAAAAGCGCGTACGAAGACAAAAACATTTTCAATATCTCCGATGATGAAATGTACGAAGTGGCTGAAACGGAAGAGCAACTTTAA